Below is a window of Planctomycetes bacterium MalM25 DNA.
GGAAGCCTTGGGCGAGTTCGACATCCCGGCGGACGCGACGGTCGTCGCTATGGTCGCCAACTTCCGGCGTGTGAAGGGGGGTGACGTGCTCTTGGAAGCGGCACGGCGCCTCGCCGATCTGCCGAACGTCTATTACCTGCTCTTAGGCGAGGTGCGGGATCGACGGCTGGTAAGTTTGGCGAACGACCCGGCCATCGCCCCCCGCGTTCGGCTCGCCGGCTTCCGCGCCGACGCGATGGACTTGGCGACCGCGGCCGACCTGTTCGTCATGCCGAGCCGCGCCGAGGCGCTCTGCGTCGCGCTGCTCGAGGCGATGTCGTGCGGCGTCTGCCCGATCGTCAGCGATGCGGGCGGAATGAAGGAGGCGGTGCGCGACGGCGTCGATGGGCTGGTCGTCCCCAAGGGCTCGCCCGAGCCACTCGCCGACGCGATACGCCGACTCTGCCAGGATCCTCAAGAACGCCTCGCCAAGGGCCGCTCGGCCGCCGACCGATTCAACGCGATGTTCTCCCGAGAGGCCGTCGCCGAACGATTCGCAAGAGGCTACCGCGAGCTGCTCAATGGCGGCCTCAGGGCGCGGCAGGCAGCGTAACCGATGCAGGCCGACCGATCGCCAGAGGGCGTTCAACCCTGACGCGCGCAACCTGCGGGAAACACCGGGTAACGGGATCGGGGTGCCGCAGCGGGATCTAAGCTTGCTTGCCCAAGGCGGGCAAACCCTGCCCCCCCGCCCTAATGAGACACCATGAACGCGCAAGTCCTGATCGTTGATGACGATCCCATGCTCCTCGCGAGCCTCCGACGCTGCCTCCAAGACCGTTACTCGATCCAGGTTGCCGAGTCTGGCGTAGAAGCCCTCAAGCACTTGGCTAACGCTGACGAGACACCGGTTGTCATCTCCGACTTACGGATGCCGGTGATGAACGGTGTTGAGTTCCTCATCCAGGCCTCGGAGATCACGCGGAACAGTCAGTTCTTGATGCTCACGGGCACCCCGAAAGACTCGGAACGCATCCGCAGCAGCCACGGCGACCTGGTCTCCCGCTTCCTCACCAAGCCTTGCAATCCTGACGACCTCGCCGCGGCGATCGATGAGGCTCTGGAGAACTACGCGCGAGCAACGTCCGCCGGCGCCCCGGTTGCCGTGCGAGCGTAGGGGAGTTACCGAACCTGAGCCCCGCCTCGGGTTTCGGCGTATAATCGCGGCATGCGACAACTGTTGGCCAGCGTCCTTAGCCTCGTGGCGAGCCTCGGCTCGTTGACCCTCCCGGCGCACGCCGCGGTGACCGTCCTCTCAAACCGGACGAGTGAAACCGTCACGGTGCGCCTCACTTCCGGCGAGGGAGCCAGCCAGACCGTCCGATTGGCAGCGAGCGAATCGAAGCCCTTCTTTTCGACCAGCCCGCTCTCGGCCTCCTACGCAACGAGCAGCGGACCACGCCTCCAACCGCTCAAGGCCGATAAGGCTTACTGGTTTGTCCGAGCCGCCTCGGCGGGTCGGCGGGTGCTGAAGCTCAACGAGGTTGGTCTGAACGGGGATCGCCCCGCGCCACCACAGCCCGGCGCGTGGTTGGCGGGTTCGGGGTCTCGTGACAGCACGATCCCGGTCGTTCTCTGTGTCGATGAAGAGGAGCCGATGCGTCGCGAACAGTGGCAAGGGAGGCTGAAGCGGCGCTTCGAAGAGGCGGCCGCCATCGTCAGGGCGCATTCGGGCGTGCGGTTCGAAGTCGTCGGCTACGAGCGTTGGCAGTCGGACAACCGGATCACAAGACTCGAGCAGACGCTGGCCGAATTCGAGCGTTCGTACTCTCCGCCCGACCGCGCGGTCGCCATCGGCTTCACCAGCCAGTACCGAGTCGAGCGGGGTCGTCGGCGGCTGGGCGGGACACGCGGCCCGCTGCGCCGGCACGTGCTGGTGAAAGAGTGGTCGCCCCAGGTCAGCGAGCCCGAACGGGTTGAGCTGCTGGTCCACGAACTCGGCCACTTCCTCGGCGCTGCCCACAGCCCCGAGCCAACCAGCGTGATGCGTCCGGTGCTGGGCGACCGAGCGGTCCGCTTGAAGGGTGTCGAGGTCCGCTTCGACGCGATCAACACGCTCGCGATCGCCATGGTCGGCGAGGAAGTCCGTCGGCGGGGAGTGCGAACGCTCTCGGAGATCAGCGCTACGCGTCAATCGCGATTGCAACGGATCTACGCCACGCTGTCGGCCATCACCCCCGGAGAGCCCGCTGCGGTCGGCTTGTTGAAGCGATTGCGGGGCGCCCGTGCGAGTGACGAGGTAGTCTCCGACGCGGACCGCACCGCCGCGGCGGCGAGGATCGTTGTCTCGGCCGTCACGCGGGCCGCCTCACGCAATGCGAAGCAGCCCTACAGCCAGCGTTTGGCGGGCGACGCCCTCACGGGGCGTCTGATTCAAGCGGGCGCCGCCACCGACGCCGACCCGAAGGCGTTGATCCTGGGCCTGGGGATCGCCCTGGACAACCTGGGGGGGCTGCGGATCAACCCACGCACACGCGAGTTGGTCGAACAGATTGAGTCAAACCGAGACCGAGCCTTACGTCTCAACGTGCTGGGACAGCCGACCGCGCAGAAACGGCACGACACGCTGAAGCACTTCATCGTCTCCGCGGCGTTGGCTGTCGTTGTGGGCGAGAAGGAGGCCGACCTCTGGGGGATCGGCAAGGAACTCTCCGACGCCAGCGGCGGCAGCGGGTTCAGCTTCGCCGACCTGGCCGCCAACCGCGCGGGGGTCCGGTTCGCCCGGGGCGTCACACGAGGGGCCCCTCCGGTGGCGGGCCTGGCGCGCGGATGCAGCATCAACTCCTTCGTCCCATCGCTCGCGGGGTTCGAGGAGGGGATCAAGCTCTCCGACCTGCTCAAGAGGTTTGGGACGCAGGACGACCCGCGTTTCAAAGCCCAGATCGCGGAGATCGACGCCCGCATCGCCCGCCTGCCCGCCTACTCGCTCGCGACCATCGGGCTGCCCGATAATCTGAGGGCCAAGCCGCGGCCGGTGGATTGACTCGCGCCCAGCGGCCCGCCTACGGTGTGGGGCTTCAGGCGACTGTCTATCCGTAGATCTCAAGCAGTGAGCAGGTCTCCCCGTGAGCGAGTTGTGTGATTTCGGCCTCATCGGCCTGGCGGTGATGGGTGAAAACTTGGCCCTCAACGTCGAGAGCCGCGGCTACAAAGTGGCCGTCTACAACCGCACCACCAGCGTGATGGAGGAGTTCATCGCCGGTCGGGCCGCGGGCAAGCAGTTCGTCGGCGCGAAGACGCTCGAAGACTTCGTCGCCGCGCTCGACCGCCCCCGCAAGATCATGTTCATGGTCAAGGCGGGCCCGGCGGTCGACGCCGTGATCGATTCGCTCAAGCCGCTCCTCGAGCCGGGTGATATCCTGATCGACGGCGGCAACACCTATTACGCCGACACCGAACGCCGCACCCTCGAAGTCCAGGAAGCGGGCTTCGATTACCTGGGCGTCGGCGTCAGCGGTGGCGAGGAGGGCGCCCTCAAGGGCCCCAGCATCATGCCGGGCGGCAGCGAGAAGGCTTGGCCCGCGCTCAAGCCGATCTTCCAAGCGATCTCCGCCAAAGTCGGCCCGAACGAGGACATCCCCTGCTGCGAGTGGGTCGGCCCCCGCGGCGCCGGGCACTACGTGAAGATGGTGCACAACGGCATCGAGTACGGCGACATGCAGCTCATCTGCGAAGCCTACTTCATGATGAAGGAGTGCCTCGGCCTCACGAACGACGAGCTCTACGACGTCTTCGCCGACTGGAACACGGGCGAACTCGACAGCTACCTCATCGAGATCACCCGCGACATCTTCAGCGTCAAGGACCATGACGGCGGCTACATGGTCGACAAGGTGCTCGATCGGGCGGGCGCCAAGGGGACGGGCAAGTGGATGAGCCAGCTCGCCCTCGACCTCGGCGTGCCGAGCACCCTCGTCACCGAGGCGGTCTACGCCCGCGGCCTCTCGTCGCGCAAGGAAGAGCGGGTCCGCGCCAGCGAGATGCTCAAGGGTCCGGCCTCCGCTTACGACGGCGACAAGAAGGAGTTCATCGAGGCGATCCGCCAAGCGCTCTACGCCTCGAAGATCGTCAGCTACGCCCAGGGCTTTGTGCAGCTGCAAGCGGCCGCCGCCGAGCACGACTGGCCCCTCAACTACGGCGACTGCGCCATGCTGTGGCGGGGCGGATGCATCATCCGCGCCGTGTTCCTCGATCGCATTAAGGAGGCATTCGACGCCGACCCGAAGCTCGAGAACCTGCTGCTCGCCCCCTACTTCGCCGACGCGGTCGACCAAGCCCAGACGGCCTGGCGCCACGTCGTGTCGCAGGCGGCCCTGCTCGGCGTCCCCGTGCCGGCGTTCGCCACCGCCCTCGCGTACTACGACGGCTTCCGCCGCGCGAATCTGCCGGCGAACCTGCTGCAGTCGCAACGCGACTACTTCGGCGCCCACACCTATGAGCGCGTCGATAAGCCCCGGGGCGAGATGTTCCACACGGAGTGGCTGGATCTGCGCAAGGAGCCTTCGTAAGTCTCGACTGAAACACTAGCAAACAGACCCCAGAGGGAGCCGAGTCACTCGGCTCCCTCTTCGTGTTCCTACTTTGGCGGACAGGCAAGCTCTGCGACATTAGACTGAGAGACTGCCTCACAACGCATTCTCATCGACGGAACCCAGGGAGCAGGCATGGCGATTTCACGCCGCACTTTTGTACAAGGCTCGGCGGCTGGCGCCGGGGCGCTGTTCGTGCCCTACCACGCCCTCGGGGCCGGCCAAGAGTACACGCCGAGCTTCCGTCCCCGGTTTGCGCAGATCGGTGTGGGGGGCAACGGCGTTCGCACCGCGCCAAGCAAGCAGCTCTTCGCCGATCTGGTCGCCATCTGCGACGTCGACTCGTCGCACCGCGAGCAGGGCAACGAGATCCTGTGCGGCGGCAAGGCGGATCTCTACGCCGATTACCGTGAGGTGCTCGCCCGCGATGACATCGACATCGTCGCGATCTCGACGCCCGACCACTGGCACACGAAGATCGTGGTCGAGGCGATGCTCGCCGGAAAAGACGCCTACTGCGAGAAGCCGCTCACGCTGACGATCGATGAGGGCAAGCTCATCCGCCGCGTGCAGCGGGAGACCGGGCGCAAGGTGCAGGTCGGCACGCAACAGCGGAGCATGGAAAAGCTGTTCGTCAAAGCGATCGCGATGCTCGCCGAGGGGCGGCTCGGGAAGCTGCGGCGAGTGCAGACGGCGATCGGCTCGGGCGCCTGGAGCCCGCAGCTGCCCGTCGCCGACGCGCCGGCGGCCCTCGACTGGGATCGTTGGCTGGGGCCGGCCCCTCAGGTCGATTACCGCAGCCTGCCGCGCGAAGGCCATCGCCCCTTCAGCAACGGGCACATCGACTTCCGCTGGTGGTACGAGTACTCGGGCGGCAAGCTAACCGACTGGGGCGCGCACCACATCGACATCGCGATGCTGGGGATCGCCGCCGCGGGGCACAGCGCTGATCCGGTGGCGGTCTCCGGCGAAGCGGAGCACGCCGTCGAGTACGTCGACGGCAAGCCGGCCGACACGACGCGCTACAACACGGCTCAAAAGTTCAACCTGAAAGTCGATTTCGCCGGCGGCGACGTCGAGCTGATCATCCGCAACGATACGGACAACGGCATCCTATTCGAGGGCGAGCGTGGCCGGATGTTCGTCAACCGTGGCAAGCTGGTGGGCAAGCCGGTTGAGGAACTGGCCAGCAACCCGCTCCCCGAGGGGGCGATCAGCCAGGTCTACCGCGGCATGCCGATGATCGAGAACCCCGAGCCGAAGGCAGTCCATTTCTCGAATCTGCTGTACTGCATCGAGAACGACGCCTCGCCGATCGCCAACGTCCACTCGCACATGAAGATGCTCAACGTCTGCCACCTGGCGGGCATCTGCTGCCGCCTGGGGCGGCGCATCGAATGGGACCCGGTGCGGGAGACGATCGTTGGCGACGACCTCGCCGCCTCGATGATGAAGCGTCCCTACCGCGACGGTTACGAGATCGACCTCGGATGAGCCATCCTATGACGACCCTGAGAAGCCTGCTCGCCTGCTTGGTGCTTGCCGCGGCGGCCTATGCCGCCAACGCGAACGAGGACAACGGCGGCTGGGCCCCGCTGAAGAACGTCACGCCCGGCGAGAACCCGACGGCGGCGCCGTCCGATGCGATCGTCCTGTTCGACGGGACCGACTTCGCACAGTGGACCGGTGGCGACAAGTGGACCATCGAAGAGGGGGAGGCCGTTGTCGGCAAGAGCTGGCTCGTCACGAAGCGGAGCTTCGGCGACTGCCAGATCCACCTCGAGTGGTCCGCCCCCTCGCCCGCCGAGCCGTACGACGGGGCCAAACGAGGCAACAGTGGCGTGCACCTGATGAAGCTCTACGAGTTCCAGATCATGGACGCCCACGACAACGTCACGGCCCCGCATCGCTCGGCCGGTTCGATGTACAAGCAGGTGCCGCCGGCGGTGAACGCCGTCCGCCCGCCGGGCGAGTGGAACGTGTGCGACCTCTTCTGGACCGCTCCCGAGTTCGATGAGCAGGGCGAGCTCGCCAAGCCGGGCTACCTGACCGCCGTGCTCAACGGAGTGCTGATCCTCAACCACGCCGAGGTGCAGGGGAAAACCTCCCACAAGGAGGCCCCGATTTACAAAGCCCACGAAGCCCGGCGGCCGTTCTCACTGCAGAACCACAGCTCGCCCGTCCGCTTCCGCAACATCTGGGCGCGTGACTTCGAGTTCCCCGAACGGGTCACCCCCTCCGAGGGCTGAGGCGGCCCCAGCTTGACGCGGAGGGCGTCGCGGCGTGTCAGGATCGCAGACTGTGCTATGCTGCACTGCTCGCGACTGCCCCACCCATCCGCCTCGGTTCAGGACCCGGGCCTATGCTCCCTGCCGCCTTGCTGCGTGTCGCCACCCAGGTTCTCTGCCTGGCACCTGCCGGAGTCGCCTGGTCGACGCCGCCGACCGTCGGTCTTACGACACGAGAGGTCACCTTCGAGAATAAGCCGCTCGCAGAGCACCCGCTTAGCGCGCGTATCGAACATCGCGAACTAGGGCGGCAAGCGGTGCTCCTTGCCGCCCGCGAGACGCTCGGCTGCGCGACGCGTGATCAGACGCTCGGCGAACCGCTCGACCCGGAGACGCAGCTGGTGCTCGATGCGACCATCGAGTCGCGACATGGCCAAGGCTTGCAAATCATCCTGCGTCGGGGCCGAGAGACGATCTACAACTCCAAGATTGAGCACCAACTTGGTCCGATCTTCGACATTCAGGCGCTCGCCCGCAAGCTTGAACCCCTCACCCGCACCGACCTGGCCGACGCCTTGGCCGAGGCGGGCGTTGAACGCGACAGCCACGAGCTGATCGACTCAGCGCCGGTGCCTGAGGGCGTGCCCGAGTTGCTCGTGCGGATGGACCACCTGTCTCAGCACAAAGCTCTCCGCGAGACGCATCGCGCCATCCGCGATAGCGGTGAATCTCCTGAACGGCTCGCTGGATTGGCGCGGGGATATGCGAACCTGGCGATGCTCAACATGACGACGCTCGATGCGAGGTCGATGGCGTACCGTGCACGGGCGATGCTCTACCTCGAACGGC
It encodes the following:
- the qseF_2 gene encoding Transcriptional regulatory protein QseF, which produces MNAQVLIVDDDPMLLASLRRCLQDRYSIQVAESGVEALKHLANADETPVVISDLRMPVMNGVEFLIQASEITRNSQFLMLTGTPKDSERIRSSHGDLVSRFLTKPCNPDDLAAAIDEALENYARATSAGAPVAVRA
- the pglA gene encoding N,N'-diacetylbacillosaminyl-diphospho-undecaprenol alpha-1,3-N-acetylgalactosaminyltransferase, with amino-acid sequence MPPEPQAGRPIRVLTVGMKPAVNEALAERDDLEVAALTQGETEAKLQGRLRVLPYALRAKVSTAAARGVREAAAAWRPDVVQTYGSRPLAHTTLAFTGRRDRPPIVSYRGVTSVPSRLRLEDWITYLSPLVDAHACESAASRDGLMQGGVDPTKCFLAYNCLTRPPASGVGREALGEFDIPADATVVAMVANFRRVKGGDVLLEAARRLADLPNVYYLLLGEVRDRRLVSLANDPAIAPRVRLAGFRADAMDLATAADLFVMPSRAEALCVALLEAMSCGVCPIVSDAGGMKEAVRDGVDGLVVPKGSPEPLADAIRRLCQDPQERLAKGRSAADRFNAMFSREAVAERFARGYRELLNGGLRARQAA
- the gndA gene encoding 6-phosphogluconate dehydrogenase, NADP(+)-dependent, decarboxylating codes for the protein MSELCDFGLIGLAVMGENLALNVESRGYKVAVYNRTTSVMEEFIAGRAAGKQFVGAKTLEDFVAALDRPRKIMFMVKAGPAVDAVIDSLKPLLEPGDILIDGGNTYYADTERRTLEVQEAGFDYLGVGVSGGEEGALKGPSIMPGGSEKAWPALKPIFQAISAKVGPNEDIPCCEWVGPRGAGHYVKMVHNGIEYGDMQLICEAYFMMKECLGLTNDELYDVFADWNTGELDSYLIEITRDIFSVKDHDGGYMVDKVLDRAGAKGTGKWMSQLALDLGVPSTLVTEAVYARGLSSRKEERVRASEMLKGPASAYDGDKKEFIEAIRQALYASKIVSYAQGFVQLQAAAAEHDWPLNYGDCAMLWRGGCIIRAVFLDRIKEAFDADPKLENLLLAPYFADAVDQAQTAWRHVVSQAALLGVPVPAFATALAYYDGFRRANLPANLLQSQRDYFGAHTYERVDKPRGEMFHTEWLDLRKEPS
- the iolG_8 gene encoding Inositol 2-dehydrogenase; translated protein: MAISRRTFVQGSAAGAGALFVPYHALGAGQEYTPSFRPRFAQIGVGGNGVRTAPSKQLFADLVAICDVDSSHREQGNEILCGGKADLYADYREVLARDDIDIVAISTPDHWHTKIVVEAMLAGKDAYCEKPLTLTIDEGKLIRRVQRETGRKVQVGTQQRSMEKLFVKAIAMLAEGRLGKLRRVQTAIGSGAWSPQLPVADAPAALDWDRWLGPAPQVDYRSLPREGHRPFSNGHIDFRWWYEYSGGKLTDWGAHHIDIAMLGIAAAGHSADPVAVSGEAEHAVEYVDGKPADTTRYNTAQKFNLKVDFAGGDVELIIRNDTDNGILFEGERGRMFVNRGKLVGKPVEELASNPLPEGAISQVYRGMPMIENPEPKAVHFSNLLYCIENDASPIANVHSHMKMLNVCHLAGICCRLGRRIEWDPVRETIVGDDLAASMMKRPYRDGYEIDLG